GCCGTCTCCTCATGGCCCAGCTGCTGCTCGTCGAGGGTCGCAACGAAGAGGCCCTACAGGCCGCCTCACAGCTCGCCGCGGACCTGCGCGATCCGCTGGGGCCGGGCGCAGCGCGCCTTGCCGCCGCCGCCTACGAGCAGATGGACCGCTTGCCGGAGGCCGAGCAGGAATTCCTGCGCATCGCCGAATCGGCACCGAGGTCTTTCGAGCGGCACCAGGCCATGGCCGACGCGGCCCGCATCCGCGCCCAGCGTGGCGACGCCCAGGGCGCCGCCGATCTCTATCGTCAGCTGCTTGACTCGGTTCCCGAGACCGACCCCCAGTACCCGATCATTCGGCTTCGCCTCGGCGAGGTGGAGGCACGCTCCGGCGCCTGAGGGCCCTCCCGGAGCTTCTTTCTTTTCTCCCTCCCCGTCCCAACATCCCAGAGTTTCGTATAATAGGGATTATGTAAACCTGTCCCGTGAGACGGTGTGGAAAATCTGCGCACTTCTCCCCTTCCTCGAGTACGCTCAGCTGTTGATGTGAACAGCGGGCGGGCCAGCGCCCAGTCGCCGAATCGCCCCCATGACCGCCGCGGCCGTCTCGTCCAGGGCCCGCTCCCGCGCAAAGCGCTCGTCCATCTTGGGCAGCGGCACCGGCGGTCCGAACGCGATCCGGACGGGCGCGCGCCGTACGCCACCGCCCCAGCGGGGCCAGACGTCGTAGGATCCGGAGATGGCGCACGGGATCACCGGCACGCCGGCCTTCAAGAGGAGCCGCAACGTGCCGAGCCGGGGCGGCTGCAGGACGCCGTCCCAGGACCGCTCGCCCTCGACGTACACGCCCACCGCCCTGCCTTGCGCCAGACGCCGCAGGGCGACGCGCACGGCCTGCGGGTCCACCTGGTAGCGCCGCACCGGAAAGGCCAGCAGGTGCTCTCGGAGCAGCCAGCCCAGGATGGGCGTCCCGAACTGAGTGCTCTTGGTCATGGTGTGCAGCGGCCGGCGGCAGAAGGACTGGATCAGGATCGGATCCAGGACGCTCTGGTGATTGGCCACCACCAGACACGCTCCCTCGGACGGCACGTGTTCCCCGCCGGTTACCCTCACGGATGGCAGGAACAGCCGCGACGTTACCCGGACAAGCGTCTGGAAACCACGATACACCGCCACTCGCTCGGGCACGCGGCCTGGGCCGGAAGAGTTCTTCAAAGCGCCACGATGCGCGGCTGGAACTCCCGGATCTCGCCCCAGCCCCGCTCCGCGTAGAGCCGCCTGAGGGCCAACTGAAGGAGTTCCTCCCACAGCCGCGGCGAGCCGGTGAGGAAGCGAAACGTCACTACCGGGGAGCCGCGAGGCTTGATCTGCACCAGGCGCGAGCTCGATTGGATGCCGGTGATGACCTCGCAAGCCCACGACCGTTCCCCCTCCGGGTCGCAATCAAGGCGCAACTCGCCGGGATACAGCCTCAGCGTGCCACGCAGCGTCTCTCCCTGCGTCTCCCGGAAGCCCAGCACTTCGCCCGCGCGCCGCACCGCCTCGTCCGGACCGGCGATGGTGGCCTCCACCGCGTCCGCGCGGATGGCGCTCTCCGGACCCGCTTGCGTCGTGGCTTCGCCGATATCCGGAAGGCGCCCGAGCCAATCGACCGCGCTCCCCGATTCCGGCGTCCCGTCCGGCGCCTCGCCCACGATCTCCGCGCGCGCGCCGCGCCGGAAGCGGGCGCCACAGCGCGAGCACGCCGATGCCCCCTTCCCCTCCCGCGCCACGGCTCCCACCGTCGCGCAGTAGGGGCACGCCCACAGCAGATCCCCGATCGCCACCTACAGACGCCGAAAGAGGCGTAGTAGCCGCAGATACCACACCCGCCAGACCGCCTCCACGATGATCGCCTTGGACATCTTCGACTCACCGCTGTCGCGGTCGGCGAAGACGATGGGGATCTCCGCAATGCGGAAGCCCTTCACCCACGCCCGCAGCGTCATCTCGATCTGGAAGGCGTAGCCCTCCGAACCGACCGCGTCGAGGTCGATGGCCTCCAGGACTCGCCTGTGGTAACAGCGGAAGCCCCCCGTCACGTCCGCGACCGGCACCCCGGTGATGCGGCGCGCGTAGGCGTTGGCGAACGACGACAGGATCAGCCTGGTGATGGGCCAGTTCACGACCGTCACTCGGCCCCCCAGGTAGCGGGAGCCCAGCACGACGTCCGCGTCCTCGGCGGCCTCGAGGAACTGCGGCAGGTGCTCCGGGTCGTGGGAGAAGTCGGCGTCCATCTCGAACAAGAGCTCGTAGTCTCGTTCGAGGCCCCACTTGAAGCCAGCGAGATAAGCTGTTCCCAGACCTAACTTTGCAGGCCGATGCATCACGTGGACCCTGGGCTCGGCCCCGGCCATTTCGTCGGCCACCTGCCCGGTTCCGTCGGAGCTGGCGTCGTCGATGACCAGCACCTCGATGCCGGGGTCCTGGGCCAACACCCGCGGTATCAGCCGCGGGATGTTCTCGCGCTCGTTGTATGTGGGAACTATGACGAGCGAACGTCTATCCTCTCGCCCCATTCGCCTCCGTCGGTGTGTTGGATTGCTCGGTCGGATCGAATGTACAACGTTAGTCTGCCGTTTCGAGCCAAACAACCGCCGCCGGGGTCCCTCTCCGCGGCGCTTGCAGAATGGACCGGTGAACTGCTAATCTGGTGGTATCGGTCAGCTCATCGCTTGGACATCTCCCCCGCCTGTCGGTCCTCCGGTCGATCAAACGTACGACAACGTGAGGTTCACTCATGGTCCTCGGGAAATCCCCTGCATCGGTAGTCGACCCGACCCCCTCGTTCGGCGCCAAGCGGGTGATCGGGCCGCGCCTTCGGCGCATCGGACTGATCCTGGCGCCCGCCCTCATGGCGGCCTGCGGCGGCGCCTCCCCGATCGACCCTCCAGAGTCGCTGGAGCCCCGCCTGGAGGTCACCAAGGAGGCGCTCGCCTCTCCCGTAACCGCCGCCACGGAATTCGGCTTCGTCGTTCGGATCACGAATTCCGGGACGGGCCCCGCGACTCAGCTCGTCGTGCGGGATACGCTGCCCTCGGGAGCTGATGGCCCGTGGCTGATCGCGGCCAATACGGCTTGTCGGGTAACCGCCTCCACCGGCATCCTGGATTGCTCGCTGCCCAGCCTCGCGGCGGGCGCGGACTTTTCCGTACAGGTGACGTCCTTCGCATCTCGGTACTCCTGCGGTCTCTTCAGCAGCAGGGTCCATGCTGCGGCCGAAGAGGTCGCGGCGATTACTGCCGACGCGGAGGTCTCGGTCGTGTGTCCGGACGGACAGCCCGAGGGGATCCTGTCGGGGCGCACCCCCCTGGCCAGTCGGCCTTTCGGGCTGGATGTGTCCGTTCTGGGCGACGTATACGTGGCTCGGCTGGATGCGGATGTCGCACGAGGCGTGACGCCGTTCGGCGATGTAGAGGGATCGATTCCGGTGGGCTTCGTGCCCCGCGACGTGACGTTCACGCCGCGCGGGACCATGGCGGTGGTGACGAACGAGGGTTCCGGCAACATCGGCCTTGTTGACGTCGCAACGCACGCCCAGACGCGTACGCTTCTGGTCACCGGCTCGCCCTTCCGGGTCATCACCAACCCGAGCGGCGATCGGGCTTACGTTTCCGCAAACGACCACGTCGTCTCCGTAATCGACCTGGTAACCCGCAGAGTGCTGGCGTCGATAAGTGTCGGTAGGGATCCGAATGGGCTGACATTCTCCACCGACGCCTCGCTGCTGTATGCGTCGAGCAGCAGGGGGACCACCATCTCCGAGATCGATCTCGCGACCAACGCGGTCCGCCGCACGTTCGAGATCGGTGAGGCTTCGCAGGACATCGCGGTGTCAGCCGACGGAGGAGTCCTCTACGCCGCCCTCGAGGGAAGCGGCAGGGTCGCCAAGGTCGACCTGGCGACGGGGGCGCTGGACGGTTTCATCGGGCTGCCCACCGGAGCGAGGCCATTCGGACTGGGCCTCACCCGGAGCGGAGCTCGGCTCTACGTATCCGGGGGAATGGCCACCGGCGCGATCTACGTGATCGACCTGCCGACCGGGCAGATCGAGCGCGAGCTGATCGTCGGTGGCAATCCGCGTCGCATCGCTTTCACCAACGATGGCTTCACCGCCCTCTTCACGAACGAGTCGGGCTG
This genomic window from Gemmatimonadota bacterium contains:
- a CDS encoding lysophospholipid acyltransferase family protein: MGGTPSVGPQAALRGAGLGRDPGVPAAHRGALKNSSGPGRVPERVAVYRGFQTLVRVTSRLFLPSVRVTGGEHVPSEGACLVVANHQSVLDPILIQSFCRRPLHTMTKSTQFGTPILGWLLREHLLAFPVRRYQVDPQAVRVALRRLAQGRAVGVYVEGERSWDGVLQPPRLGTLRLLLKAGVPVIPCAISGSYDVWPRWGGGVRRAPVRIAFGPPVPLPKMDERFARERALDETAAAVMGAIRRLGAGPPAVHINS
- a CDS encoding tetratricopeptide repeat protein, with product MAKHRNVPHHSHEDPDDKFVAAVVTGTDWFKRNSRVVTIAAIALFIVVAGGLYWVRYQRTLREAGSAQLSGIRQTVATGNTPLAMRDLTTFLDNFGATPSGGEGRLLMAQLLLVEGRNEEALQAASQLAADLRDPLGPGAARLAAAAYEQMDRLPEAEQEFLRIAESAPRSFERHQAMADAARIRAQRGDAQGAADLYRQLLDSVPETDPQYPIIRLRLGEVEARSGA
- a CDS encoding polyprenol monophosphomannose synthase, with the translated sequence MGREDRRSLVIVPTYNERENIPRLIPRVLAQDPGIEVLVIDDASSDGTGQVADEMAGAEPRVHVMHRPAKLGLGTAYLAGFKWGLERDYELLFEMDADFSHDPEHLPQFLEAAEDADVVLGSRYLGGRVTVVNWPITRLILSSFANAYARRITGVPVADVTGGFRCYHRRVLEAIDLDAVGSEGYAFQIEMTLRAWVKGFRIAEIPIVFADRDSGESKMSKAIIVEAVWRVWYLRLLRLFRRL